AAGTACCAGCTGTATCAAAAAAGTCAACAAATAACATAGTAAAAATAACTACTATAGTTTGTGGTTTAGTGAGTATAGATTTTAAACCTTCGATAAAGGCACCAAATGCTAAGGTTTCAAATTTAAAACTAACAATTTGTGTTGGAGTTGTAGGCATTCCTTCTACTCCTAATTTATTTAGGATGACACCGACTATTGCAGTTATAAAAAAACCTATGAATATTCCAGATTTTATTTCTAAACTCATTAAGATTATTGTGATAAATAATCCAAATAAAGCTAGTAATACAGTTGGATTTTTTAAATTTCCAAGAGTTACAAGCGTTGCAGGACTTGCAACAATTACACCCATTTTAACTAATCCGATAAAAGCAATGAAGAAACCTATTCCTGCTCCTATTGATTGTTTTAAACTTTCAGGTATAGATTCTACAATTAATTTTCTTAATCCAAGTAGAGAGATAGATAAAAATATTATTCCTGAAATAAAAACCATTGCTAAGCCTTCTTGCCATGTATAACCATAAGTTAATACTACAGTAAAAGTAAAAAAAGCTGTTAATCCAATTCCAGGGGCTAAGGCAATGGGCGAATTAGAATATATTCCCATAAAAATACAGGCTACAGCTGCAGATATTGCTGTTGCAATAAATGTAGATTGTGTTGGTATACCGGCAATACTAAGTATTCCAACAATTACTCCTAAAATATATGCCATTGTTAGAAAAGTTGTGATTCCGGCAATCACTTCAGTTTTAAAATTAGTTTCATAAATGTCAAATTTAAAAAAATTTTTCATAAAAAAACTCCCTTCTATATTTTTAAATCGTATATACTAAAAATAAAAAAGAAAGTAAATAAAATTTTCGTAGTCCTAGATTAAGGCTCTAGGGTAGAAACTTCCTTGCCATCCATAAGGAGATATACGATTTTAGATATAGTATCATAAAATAAAAAAAAAGTAAAATATAAATTTAAACTTGAAACTTATTTTGAAATCATTTATAATATATAATATAAACATAAATAAAATATATTTTTAAAATAGAGGAGTGATAGTTTGGATATACATCATTTAAAGATATTTTATGAAACATGTAATGAGAAGAGTTTTACTAAAGCAGCTAAAAAACTTTTTATAAGTCAATCAGCAGTTTCAATACAATTGAAAAAATTAGAACTTTCTATGTCAACACAATTAATAGAAAGAAATTCTAAAAGTTTTAAATTAACTTTTGCTGGAAAAGAGTTATATAGAATGTCACAAGATATCTTTAATAAAATATCACGTATGGAAAATGAAATGAAAAAAATAGTTGCAAATCATAAGGCTAAAATAGTAGTTGGTGCAACACATAATATAGGTGAACCAGTACTTCCTAAAATAATAACGGATTATAGTAAGAAATATAAAGAAGTCGAATTTGATCTATATATTAAAAATAGTACATCTTTAATAAAACATATTAAAGATGGAATAATAGATATAGCTATGATGGAAGAAGAAATAGTAGATGAAAAAGATCTTAAATTTGTTCAAACAGATACATACCCTTTTGTTGTTATAGCGCCACCTCATATAAAGAATATTGAAGATATTAAAGATATGAGTATGTTAAAAAAAGACACTCAACTTGCATCTAAATATATAGAAAAATTTGAAGAAATTATTAATCATACATTTGAAAGAAAAATAAGTGTTAATGGGAGTAATGAAACTATTAAAAACTTAGTTATGAATGGCATGGGTGTAAGTGTTTTACCATATTATTGTGTGTATGAAGAAATAAAAGAAAAGAAAATGAATTTAGTTCATGAATTTGATAAACTTGAAGATAAATTCCAATTAGTTTATCTTAAAGAAAATGAAAATAAGACTTGGATTTCAAACTTTGTTGAATTCTTTAAAAATTATAACATTAAATTTGAAACAGATAGTATAATAAAGAAAAAATAAATAATAAAAATCTTGGGGTGCTGTGAAAGGCTGAGATTATACCCATTAACCTGATACAGATAATGCTGGCGTAGGGAAGTATTTTTTTTGTGCTTAAAATATTTACTTCCTTTTGCAGAAAGGAAGTTTTTTTTATGAAAAAAATATTAGATACATTAATAAGGTATTATTTAATATTTCTTGTCCTTATAGTATGGCAATTACTATCTGGGCTTAGAATAGTTCCTAAATTCTTATTGCCTTCACCTATAGATGTGGTGCTTGCTTTTATTAAGGATTTTCCTTTAATAATGAAGCACACTAAATATACTATGGTAGAAGCCTTTACAGGATTTTTTTTGGGAACGTTTTTTGCTTTTGTTCTATCTATAATAATGGATAGGTTTGAATTTATG
This is a stretch of genomic DNA from Streptobacillus canis. It encodes these proteins:
- a CDS encoding NCS2 family permease, whose translation is MKNFFKFDIYETNFKTEVIAGITTFLTMAYILGVIVGILSIAGIPTQSTFIATAISAAVACIFMGIYSNSPIALAPGIGLTAFFTFTVVLTYGYTWQEGLAMVFISGIIFLSISLLGLRKLIVESIPESLKQSIGAGIGFFIAFIGLVKMGVIVASPATLVTLGNLKNPTVLLALFGLFITIILMSLEIKSGIFIGFFITAIVGVILNKLGVEGMPTTPTQIVSFKFETLAFGAFIEGLKSILTKPQTIVVIFTMLFVDFFDTAGTLIAVTNKINDNGKKIYNMDKMFYSDAIGTVIGSIFGTSNVTSYIESSSGVAVGGRTGLTSVVVGILFLLSTIFSPLLTVISRIEVNGLFLEPVVAPSLVVVGILMATQLSNVDWHDFSTAASGFFTIIIMILSYSIADGIAAGFIVYVLSKVFTNKKHEIGKIIWILFIIFIIYFITK
- a CDS encoding LysR family transcriptional regulator, with protein sequence MDIHHLKIFYETCNEKSFTKAAKKLFISQSAVSIQLKKLELSMSTQLIERNSKSFKLTFAGKELYRMSQDIFNKISRMENEMKKIVANHKAKIVVGATHNIGEPVLPKIITDYSKKYKEVEFDLYIKNSTSLIKHIKDGIIDIAMMEEEIVDEKDLKFVQTDTYPFVVIAPPHIKNIEDIKDMSMLKKDTQLASKYIEKFEEIINHTFERKISVNGSNETIKNLVMNGMGVSVLPYYCVYEEIKEKKMNLVHEFDKLEDKFQLVYLKENENKTWISNFVEFFKNYNIKFETDSIIKKK